In Nilaparvata lugens isolate BPH chromosome 13, ASM1435652v1, whole genome shotgun sequence, the sequence ATTATACAGAACAATAACTTAAAACTATGGCAAACAAAGTGTTGGTGATACTATTTATACAAAATGTAAGTaaactataaaaaaatatattaaaaaaatctcaTTAACACTACATAACTACATCGAACACAACAATagatattgtatatttttataaaaaggggaaacaataaataataacaataatatcatctagAAAAAACgtacaatataaaatataggCTATACTATAACTATGCAATAAACATGGaataattacataaaaatacatatttgacaaaatacaacacgagtgaaaaatatatGTTATCCTAAgctattatttacattattaaaGTACCTACTTAGGGAAAGATAATAATTCTTATACAGTGCAGTCGTGAAATTGATCAGACTGAGATTGataaatctatttcaaaaatgtatataaaTTCAAATGTTTCAATCCGTTATCTAGTTTGTAGCTCATTTGCCTTTGTGAATCCACTTCCTGTAGTTGAAAAAAGATTGTAACGCCAAAGTGAATATAGTCAATCGCAGTAAACTGTTTggaatttacaataaataaattcactcCATTGTTAAATTAAGATTGACTGTATTACATAGTTTGATACTTTGgctaaattaatattataatcataattcaaTATGTATACTGATATTTTCAGATTCCTTAagtattttgaatattgatgaatgCACTGAATAAGAAACATATCTCATTTAACATTAACTCCAGATAGCTTGCTGGTATACAGTATACGCTAATTTAAAATACCGGTACCCAGAAAgttacaaaattaattattcattcgtCATGGTGTAAGTTATCACTTATGTTATCACAAATTATCTACAGATagtttattaaattgcaaataGTTCACCGAATTCAAATAATGCATGTTGAATAAATAGGTAGCGTAGGCCTATCCAACGTAAATATATTAGAAATTCAGttgatcattttaaaattcagtttgaaataGGAGTTTTATATCATATCAATATAAATGCAGATACCtcaaaaaatgttggaaaactGTTACTTTTAGCAAcattaaaaataggttcttgCCGgattagaaaattgtattgataattattcaatgataaataGGCCCAATCGGTTATAAAATCTCCATCCTGATATCACAATACGATAATTGTTGTAAATTGTTATTCGAAGAGGATTCTATaggcatttgaataaaaaatctaaaagaaaaatattaaaaagaacTATATAGTGTGATGTATAGCCTATCAATCTCTCatttgaaatgattctcataCGATGGTATTTtaactgaaaaataaatactGGTACCTCCTCAATAtaatatgttgtcaaaaaacagTTGCAAATAGTCTCATAGACAATTCCAGTAACTGAGTGTATTTCAAGTTGAATGGTAAGTTACAACTGATGAGTTCTTTAATTCGACTCTGGGTACAACATCATTTTCTTATCTTTGGTTGACAAAATTTCACTCCTTTTCAGgataaatttcttataatattttagGGTTTTTTACAAAATTGGCAAGATTTGGCCACTAAAAGTAAATTGTGTAACTTTCCAATGGTGGGTAGGTTTcagaattatttaattaattaactttgattatataataatatattatataggcctaggttattgtttttattttcataaatttttcattggacgtaaaattgttattaataGTAGTTTGGCAAAATAGATTATAAAGTTTAGTTTACAAAAAAATTCGTTCTGGCAGTGTTCACGTAATACATTTtgtttttcacaaataatatgTCTTaggatattcatattttttcgtCTCAATTCAACTTATCTTTTTATTTCGGTATTTTAGTGATTTTTTTGGCAGTGATTATTCACTTCCAAGCTTTAACCATTTATATTCCCAACTTTGGTAGTTAGGTTTGAAAGTGATTGATAGAGTAccgtatttaaaaaaaatacataagCAAAGGTTCAAGATCAGACTAAAGTGTACCTATGAGCATAAATTGTCTTGACGAAACTTACTATACCTAATGAGGTataccacgttataatgacagtatttgatcaactttggttttgctatccttgtctatcattcgacaaagccggtggtactatccttttctaggtccacaacgatgccaattatgtttttgacagtgtagaaatataattaattaatgcagagaaacggcatcgctattcttctatcttcatccactgtcattataacgtggacctcactatagttacttATTCTTATTCTGTGATATTATGCTCAGTATAAGTCCAACACtgaattatcaagtttgaatCAGAAAGGCTAGTGGATGAAACCAAGCTATGGACGCATTTATGGTTTGTTTTATTCCGAGTTGAAATCGCCAGATGATAAAaattactttaaacttttactGTTTCTATGTCCTTAGATAGTAGGGCCTACAATAACTATATTCTCCAATATAGTTATTTCAGTAACATTAGTTACTGTATTAGGGCCTAACATGTGAGATTCTTGATTAATGACATTACCGACTCATCGTAAAATAACTATAAAATTCTGTAATAATGTAAGTGAATTAGAGAATAATATAGCCTACagtaaatgaattattgaagaattttgaaaattatatggaATTTGGCTTGATTACATAAGGGAATGCTTCGTATATTCACACaatttatcgaaaaatatagatattagattaaacaagGAAAATAGCCTACTTGGATAAAATgatacaaatttgaaaaatgagttttataaaatataaatgataaaggatgataaattaaaatacaaaacgTCAAcaacagacattacattcaaaaataaatcatgTCTTAAAATTCTAAtggttgatttgaattgaaggCACATTATTTATCCAAATGGTGAATTGAATAAACATGATAAAATTGTAATACTGATAGTAAGAAACAATAtcaacaaagaataaaatatcaatagatTAACAATGGAAAGAAAtcaacaataaaatatgaattttcaattaatattttatatctttcttacaataacaatggtattgcttaGAAATAAATTGTACTCagaatacagtaggcctatttgaGAGTACAACATAAAAAATTTAAGTATGGATCTGTACATTATGAATAAATGTGTAAAGATTtacaaaattttacaaattttcaAGCAATTCTTTGTTTGAACCAGGAGTAGATATAATTTATTGGTTTAGTATAGTAGATTTGtggattcaataaattattaaattgaattctcGGGTAGGTGACATTCCCACCCCGAGGTCCAAATATTTAACTATCATTCAATTTGTAAGGAACAATAAGAGAGAGCATTTTGTATGAATTAACTGCCTTCAATCTGAAAAAGGCGTTTGGATTGAGAATTGGGTTTTAGGAAAAATAATCATAATGTATTCCAACCAGCAAAATAAGAACTGATGATGTtgaaatgataatgaaaataatatttataactaATTGGTTGACATGTTAAATGGACGGATAACATGAAATGAGCTGATATTTTACATGACACAGCTATAAATtgatctagaaattttaataagagtacaataattatttatttgtcatAAGAAGCTAAATTTATtgcttttaaattaaaaattgcaccttaattttcaaaaatagataGATCTTTACCTGAAGCGAGGTAGGATACTTAGGaactatttcaaaatattctaaaaataagTGATGTAGTATAAAAAATATAGCTATCCTTTAGAAAAACAATAATCTTTAATTTAATCAGTCCCTTTTGAGTTATCTTCCCCCGCTCAACTTTCTTTAACCATCTGTTATAATTTTTAGTACTTAcgaaatatttttacatttcattGCTGCTAAAGTGTACACATTTCCTACAAATATACAACcgaaattttaaatttacagaacattattataaataatctactttATAACTATTATAAAACTTAATACTAGGGGCTTtgattctcataaatgatttttaTAGTAAAAGTTGAGTTCTTATCCTAAGTGATTCATAACATAATGTTCAAGATCCTATTATTCCATTATCATGATGAATGAGCCAATACAATATTGATTGTGAATGTCTTAACAATTCTGTTCATTTCTCCATATAGTTGTTGTAAAGTGAGTTACGTTCATGGAAGGTTTTGTTTGCTTTTCAGAATATTTAAGGCACAATTATTTCAGTACTGAACCATTTTTcactcataatattataattttttcaccaCCTTACGAAACATACATTGTGTGATTGGAAATAAAGATAGATGAAAAAGTAGTTTTTCAGATAACGGTgctcaaataattaataatattatttcagtaaaaataaaaaacagagTACCCTGTTTccaactatattttatttttccaaacatGTTTCgactattaatattttattttcatgtacCATATTTTTTAATAGACGAGACTTGTGAGAAAcgaaataaagttgaaaatagaGTACTTTGATTTCCAGTTTTTATGTGAATTTAAGTAACCCAAgaaagtgaaaaatattattcagctatgttacaaacatttcaatcttttttgaGAATATCgcttttaattttataaaagaCAATTATAGCGGAATGATTTCATGTTTTATATGTGTATAACTATTCAAATCaagtcaaaatttttattcacactcaaaaaaattgagggtcctgccaaacccgaaggtttttcggcAGGTGCCCAGTTACAGTATTGAAAGTATTTTTAACTTGCATATTATGTTCAAGAAATGAGACTTGGCAAATTTTCTATTGAGAAGAGTTgataaataatacattatttctaGTGAGCACTAATGTGATACATATTGTTGGAGCATTTGGAAAATGGCATTAATAGAATTTCTAGTAAACAATAGACTACTAGTTTCAAATACTGAATACAAACTACACATATTAATTGATCTAAAAAGGTAGCCCTATAGAAATATCAAGTAAAAACAGTTAAAACTTGAATTCTTCTTCCATTCCACTACAATAAATTATGGTTTAAATTCATTGATTTGATTGTTTTAGAtggtatattttaatattattttctagttACAAAAAATTGTCCTGTAAAGATTCATAAacttaaataaatacaaataatgtaTTATGCTACACATGGCAggcattcaatttgatatattaattatattggACTCTACTATCACATTGAACgaatcattttaaaattgttgATTAAAGCTGTACTAAATACTCGTACTTGTAAATCACCAGACTTTATATGAAttgtgttattttattgttcacTGTCCATCACTGTATAAACACACACATGCTTCTCAAGTAATAACTCCAATGTGATCAACCCGTAGGTTATAACCAAGTACGGTGCATTGTTGAAAAGCTTTGAATCATAAACTTATGAATTTTACAAGTAGAGTAGTAACTCACAAAGTTCTAAAAAACGTTCACTTGATAGTCAAGTTGATACttgtattttacaattcaaatggAATCATTGTCATTAATGTACGGTACCTACTACCCTGTTAAATTGTTACAAAACTCAGGTTTGTCATCAACTCCAAAAAAGGAAGGATTCAAGGGAGGGAGGAATTATTCTACCCTTATTTTATTCGCATTTTTGAAGAAAGTTCTGACATTTTAGCGTTTGCTAATCTGCATAGAGAAcaaatttcttattgaaaaattatacacaTTTGCTTTAGTCTTGAAGgcaattgagattgaataggTTCTAGTTGCATAATATATACAAATTACAGTATCCtattgagaataaattatgaacaatttgaaacaataaacTAATAGCTAACAGCAACATGTAGTTGAGTGAATGTTACCGGGACTTACTACTGGACGGTTTAGAACcattactactactactgctACATCCACTAGCCGTTGGATTTTTAGCCTGAGCCAGATGTGTGTGATAATGTTTGGCCAGGTGAGCCTTTTGCCTAAAACTTTTGCCACAAAGTGTGCAGGTGAACGGTTTCTCCCCGGTATGAGTCCTGATGTGGACATTCACCGAATATTTGTCCTTGAAACCTTTACTACAGATGTTACAGTAATGGAGAGACCGCTCTTTGCGGATTCCCCCAGAGGAGCTAGCACCACCAATCCCAGCCGATGACACACCCGCCGTTTGGATCTGACCTTGGCTGGATTTTGAACTCGACGAACTTGACGACCTTTTGTATTTCTTGGCAGACTTGCTACTAGTTGCGGTAGATGtcgaggaggtggtggtggaagGGAGTGGGTTCAGTGTGATGGTGTGATCCATGTGTGGGAGGGGTGACATCCTGACATGTTCACCCCCTATATGGGTTGTCAGGTAGGGGTTACAGTACTGTTCCATGGAGTTTGCCACCTCATGCTCGATACTCTTCAACTTCTCGTAGTCTTCCTCATAGGCCACAGAGTCTAGATGGGAGAGGAAGATGTCATCAACACTGTGCGTGTTGTCACCATCCATCAACATCGAGCCAGATGACGCATTGCCGTCCAACATGACAACAGCACCTGTTTCAAGGGACACAGCACACATGACAGGGGAATGCGTCCTGACATTGCCGATCACATCCTGATAGTGTAATGTCTCGGGCTCCTTGTCCCCACTGCTCTTCTCAACCTTGAGGGGTTGGTTGTTGTGCACCACACCTCCATTGTACCTGGAGAACGTGGATATGCTTGATTTTCCCTGGAGCGCACTGCGCAGCAACGAGTCAACACCAGGATCTTGGGAAGATGTTGCAGCACCCAGAGCTGCCCAATCGGAATCACTGTTGGAATTGGTGATGATGGGTTCCGCTGCTGGACAAGCTGTTGATGCAGAACTTGTTCCACATATACTAGTTGCTAAACTATTCGAGGACTGCGCGTTTGCACTGCTACCGAAGCTCGGCTGCAGTTGATGTCCCTCTGTGAATCCACTCTCATCGTAGGTGAACTCTTTTGCTGGTGACTGGTTGGTGACTCCTCCAGCAGCTTCTGGTCCTTGTTGAGGTTGCACCTCTTGAGGTTGGGTGGTTGTTGAAGGGTGGAATGAGAATGTTGATGCAGCCGCCTGGTGCAGGGGGCTGGGGATGATGTTGTTGATTAGTGAATCGAGATCAATTGAGCCTTGAGTGGCCACTCCTTGGGGGTGGGCACTGGGTGAGTCGTCATCCTGTCCTGAGTCTGGTAACCTGTAGAAAAACACAACAAATTAATTACTTTTCGCATAATACTATATTTCACATCTACTATCATACATGTATTAAACTTATGAGTAGGCTAATGATTTACAttctcattcattattatttctaatgaaataaattaacatttccttaatttctatgtatgtattttagttaagtgcagtagcatacttatattcattttttataaagcttttttgaattttattttggcaaattaatgaattcattcattccattcaattttgagaatttaaattcagattcaatttcaaccaattgattacaaaaatatatttcacaaaCTTATAAAAATGAGATAAGCAAAAGGATATCAAATGATCTAGACAAAAAACAAGAGTGAGCATAGAACAAAATGAACATGCTTCAAAAGGAAGGAATAATACCCATTAGACTTGTAGTCTGATCATTGGCTTTAGTTGTGAACAGTTTGAATAGGAAGGGAAAAGCTCCAATAACGGGATTGAAGTTCcataaaatgaaacaaatatgCAATTaacttcaatttaaatttaaataaaaaatttgttacatgaattaaattttctaactGAATTTCAGCTAGATTTCAGCTCATTTTTAAGAAATAATGAGGATCCCAGTACGTGGTGAAACAATATTACAGTATAATTTGCAGTAAAAATGAGTAAACATTTTCTCTCTAACGTCCCATTTAAAATACAGtgtttttgaaatgaactgtgtttagaaataaataaatattgaataaacagactaagaaattgtcaaaaaccacagatttcattgaaatctagaaagaccggtttcggttgttacaccattgtcaatctctgataaactcataaCTCATAATatcagattgacaatggtgtaaccgaaaccggtctttctaaatttcaataaaatctgttgtttttgacaatttcttagccttttcatttaatatgaataattaccacaatatcaacttctcaactacacaaaaaaaatactgaaactcATTTCCTTTATTCTAATGTCAGGAAACCACTCACAAAGTTTTTTCGGTCCATTTTAGAAACTCCTGGTATAGCATAATATtctaaagtaaaaataataggTCAACAACACCATTGAAACATGATGATGAAgttgaaaaattctaaaatagTTTATATCAGGATACCAATCACTCTGATCCTCAATTGTTCGAAATTATATTAAGTAATAAGTTTGTTCATTTAGTAGGAGTCCTAATGTCAACTTCAGTAAAGTAGTGCAAATTCAGTTGTCAAACAATTATCTCAACTCAACTGAGGAATAGAGTCCCACAAAACGTGAATTTAGCTTGCTATAGTGATGAGtagctccacgttataatggcagtatttgattaacatttgtactgctatccttgtctatcattcgacaaagtagatGGCGGTATCCTTCTCTAGCCCCacaacgttgtcagatcgtttttcaacaatgtagaaatataattgattaacaaaatattctatctcaaatatgaattcattattcgatcattgaaaaatatattttattgacgaataaattgtaattgatcattttaatcaagaatgaacagttcataTTCATACTATATTCTGGTATCAGCttttctctatagaaggcagaaaAGCAGCAGCGCTGTTtatctttctccaatgccattataacgtggacctcattagaGGCTCTGCCTGTGCGTGAATGCATTCTGTCGTATTTTATGTAAACAAGTTGTCAATAAACTGCTATTATGACAAGTCTGTAcagagattcacttcaaactgtcagaattcacACTTTTCccatgtatttcacacgacatgcagtcaattattttaagtaaataatcaaatttgttCACTTACTGATTGGAGTACTTTCGAACGGTTAGagactgttgaaaatgaacgcCATCCGTTCG encodes:
- the LOC111064038 gene encoding uncharacterized protein DDB_G0271670, whose product is MDSAMDITNSLRPEDISKGDFFDFVVTSDATDSGSLHSFGRSMKSLGIYLEAYETNNNNTSSNNNNNNSTSNNNSGTVNRKEETDRLHLVEQNNNLMVANGASGNQDYLVHSPYWSGPGKEDPGARWESSVLEDLNCWSQDGSGSSKHLAEGENTDGAIYTLTVLNGSDQTSTWYRLPDSGQDDDSPSAHPQGVATQGSIDLDSLINNIIPSPLHQAAASTFSFHPSTTTQPQEVQPQQGPEAAGGVTNQSPAKEFTYDESGFTEGHQLQPSFGSSANAQSSNSLATSICGTSSASTACPAAEPIITNSNSDSDWAALGAATSSQDPGVDSLLRSALQGKSSISTFSRYNGGVVHNNQPLKVEKSSGDKEPETLHYQDVIGNVRTHSPVMCAVSLETGAVVMLDGNASSGSMLMDGDNTHSVDDIFLSHLDSVAYEEDYEKLKSIEHEVANSMEQYCNPYLTTHIGGEHVRMSPLPHMDHTITLNPLPSTTTSSTSTATSSKSAKKYKRSSSSSSSKSSQGQIQTAGVSSAGIGGASSSGGIRKERSLHYCNICSKGFKDKYSVNVHIRTHTGEKPFTCTLCGKSFRQKAHLAKHYHTHLAQAKNPTASGCSSSSSNGSKPSSSKSR